The following are encoded in a window of Microbacterium sp. LWO13-1.2 genomic DNA:
- a CDS encoding PLP-dependent aminotransferase family protein, whose amino-acid sequence MSVEDRANGRPVDQQSATGVPLVRAGEVSSDQLSARLGRWTHGDGTLAARLSRGIAALIASGELRPGDRLPAERALAAAGSVSRGTVVSAYADLAERGLVERRQGSGTRIAGVAASAALVQRPGRGEVLFSALPNSIDLLRTVPRIPDLGVQLIRDHQPRLDLALLPETDPAGLPALREQIAALFSAEGTPTTPEQILVTHGAQQAISLVVNALVGPGDVVLAEEVTWPGVTDSVGLRGGTVYGIPMGDDGLDVDALEVAMSRMRPVLVAINPHHHNPTGTRLPAAARYRVAELAAQYGVPIIEDRVVADISFDGVVPPSLAAERADAPVIVAESVSKWAWAGLRIGWLRADPVLVRRLRGARQLADQSTSVPGQLLALDLLAHADELRRDTSRTHHRRLGLLQELMAEHLPDWTYVPPRGGLSLWAALPIGSADALARVAAMHGVSVAGSASFAASVSPDDHIRLPFTAPDEVLTEGIRRLGAAWREYRGSL is encoded by the coding sequence ATGAGCGTTGAAGACAGGGCCAATGGTCGGCCAGTGGACCAGCAATCGGCCACCGGTGTGCCGCTGGTGCGTGCCGGCGAGGTGTCGTCCGACCAACTCTCGGCTCGGCTCGGCCGTTGGACGCATGGCGACGGCACACTCGCGGCCCGCCTCTCGCGAGGAATCGCCGCGTTGATCGCGAGCGGCGAGCTGCGACCCGGTGACCGCCTGCCAGCCGAACGCGCGCTCGCGGCGGCGGGTTCGGTCTCGCGGGGCACCGTCGTCTCGGCCTATGCCGATCTCGCCGAGCGAGGACTCGTCGAGCGGCGGCAGGGGAGCGGCACCCGGATCGCCGGTGTCGCGGCATCCGCGGCTCTCGTTCAGCGCCCCGGCCGTGGTGAGGTGCTGTTCTCCGCCCTGCCCAACTCGATCGATCTGCTCCGCACCGTGCCGCGGATTCCCGATCTGGGCGTCCAGCTGATCCGCGATCATCAGCCACGGCTCGATCTCGCCCTGCTGCCGGAGACCGACCCGGCCGGCCTCCCCGCGCTGCGCGAGCAGATCGCCGCGCTGTTCTCGGCGGAGGGCACGCCGACGACGCCGGAGCAGATCCTGGTGACCCACGGCGCGCAGCAGGCGATCAGTCTCGTCGTCAATGCCCTCGTCGGGCCCGGTGACGTGGTGCTCGCCGAGGAGGTGACCTGGCCTGGTGTCACCGACTCGGTGGGTCTGCGGGGCGGCACGGTATACGGCATTCCGATGGGCGACGACGGCCTCGACGTCGATGCGCTCGAGGTCGCGATGTCCCGGATGCGGCCGGTGCTCGTCGCGATCAATCCGCATCACCACAACCCGACCGGAACGCGATTGCCGGCAGCCGCCCGTTACCGCGTCGCCGAGCTCGCCGCGCAGTACGGCGTGCCCATCATCGAAGACCGCGTCGTCGCCGACATCTCGTTCGACGGAGTCGTACCCCCGTCACTCGCCGCCGAGAGGGCGGATGCTCCCGTCATCGTCGCGGAGTCGGTATCGAAGTGGGCATGGGCCGGTCTTCGGATCGGCTGGCTGCGCGCCGATCCGGTCCTCGTGCGACGCCTGCGCGGAGCCCGGCAGCTCGCCGACCAGTCCACAAGCGTCCCGGGGCAGCTCCTCGCGCTCGATCTTCTCGCGCATGCAGACGAACTGCGCCGGGACACGAGTCGCACCCATCACAGGAGACTGGGCCTCCTGCAGGAGCTGATGGCTGAGCACCTGCCGGACTGGACCTACGTTCCGCCGCGCGGTGGGCTGTCGCTCTGGGCGGCGCTTCCGATCGGGTCTGCCGATGCGCTCGCGCGGGTCGCCGCCATGCACGGAGTTTCTGTCGCCGGGAGCGCGTCGTTCGCAGCGTCGGTTTCGCCGGACGATCACATCCGCCTTCCGTTCACTGCTCCAGACGAGGTTCTGACCGAGGGGATCCGGCGCCTCGGTGCGGCATGGCGGGAGTACCGGGGCAGTCTCTGA
- a CDS encoding aldo/keto reductase family protein, whose amino-acid sequence MVNYRYLGNSGLKVSEITYGNWVTHASQVEDDAALKTVHAALDAGITTFDTADTYANTAAEVVLGKALSGQRREGLEIFTKVYFPTGSKGPNDTGLSRKHILESINGSLKRLGTDYVDLYQAHRFDYETPLEETFQAFADIVRQGKVLYIGVSEWTAEQLREGHALAKQLGVQLISNQPQYSMLHRVIEGKVVPASEELGISQIVWSPMAQGVLSGKYLPGQPVPEGSRATDEKSGAHFIKGFLNDDVLTAVQRLKPIAAEAGLSMPQLAIAWVLQNPNIAAALVGASRPEQLADTVKASGVKLDADTMAAIDVALGDAVNRDAEDTYTVSPKERLV is encoded by the coding sequence ATGGTCAACTATCGCTATCTCGGCAACAGCGGTCTCAAGGTCTCTGAGATCACCTACGGCAACTGGGTCACGCACGCCTCGCAGGTCGAGGACGACGCCGCCCTCAAGACGGTCCACGCCGCTCTGGATGCCGGCATCACCACGTTCGACACCGCGGACACCTACGCCAACACAGCCGCGGAGGTCGTGCTCGGCAAGGCGCTCTCCGGCCAGCGGCGCGAGGGACTGGAGATCTTCACGAAGGTCTACTTCCCGACCGGCTCGAAGGGCCCGAACGACACCGGCCTCAGCCGCAAGCACATCCTCGAATCGATCAACGGCTCGCTGAAGCGTCTCGGCACCGACTACGTCGACCTGTACCAGGCGCACCGCTTCGACTACGAGACCCCTCTCGAGGAGACTTTCCAGGCGTTCGCCGACATCGTGCGGCAGGGCAAGGTGCTCTACATCGGCGTCTCCGAGTGGACGGCGGAGCAGCTGCGTGAAGGCCACGCGCTCGCGAAGCAGCTCGGGGTGCAGCTCATCTCGAACCAGCCGCAGTACTCGATGCTGCACCGCGTGATCGAGGGCAAGGTCGTGCCGGCTTCCGAAGAGCTGGGCATCTCGCAGATCGTCTGGTCGCCGATGGCCCAGGGCGTGCTGAGCGGCAAGTACCTCCCGGGTCAGCCGGTACCTGAGGGATCGCGCGCCACCGACGAGAAGAGCGGTGCGCACTTCATCAAGGGCTTCCTGAACGATGACGTGCTCACCGCCGTGCAGCGGCTGAAGCCGATCGCAGCCGAGGCCGGACTCTCGATGCCGCAGCTCGCGATCGCCTGGGTGCTGCAGAACCCGAACATCGCCGCAGCTCTGGTCGGAGCCTCCCGTCCCGAGCAGCTCGCCGACACGGTGAAGGCATCCGGCGTGAAGCTCGACGCCGATACGATGGCTGCGATCGACGTCGCCCTCGGTGATGCGGTCAACCGGGACGCCGAGGACACCTACACGGTGTCGCCGAAGGAGCGCCTGGTCTGA
- a CDS encoding LuxR C-terminal-related transcriptional regulator: MPVDTTTCWQLTAAACRGDVALVAALGTGSGRHNVDPALALALLGAAEFAAGEFERAVITTERARLTALEAGDAEVLHFALSFRVLASAGVVWEDPTADDGFPELWARRGVLDSFDPSILPLARFAFVEAAFATGRFDEAAEVLGPIGEVVGVDAGLSGIHAFPALVLQPARLLMFRGDASSAAPHLEAAAAIAREQGDEVWVRAIASAAAFAAVLGGESGHLDQAERDLIDPTQAPRGYIEAAVFAFIAYARAGLGQWARAEAILLAAGGPAFPFMQVADRAMCTDILIAAAIERGDLEGAERIATELLPLIVHPGAQVLVEQAFARIDVARGRMTEAAERAAIAGARAELAGRYRDAAHVRMLRARALAALGQAEEAVHENLSTLRDPGITGDRGIERQVRRQLRQLGHRPRPTPGSGWGALSAREREVATLVAGGASNRVIASTLFLSERTVEGHVSRILAALAITSRSGIPALTLGHLGAPIVPVPALTPRQQTTAELVATGLGNAEIARRLDVSVKTVEKNVSEILRRCGLTSRTGIARMIIDAPVLEIET; the protein is encoded by the coding sequence ATGCCGGTCGACACGACGACGTGCTGGCAGCTGACGGCCGCTGCGTGCCGGGGTGACGTCGCGCTCGTCGCGGCCCTCGGTACGGGCAGCGGCAGGCACAATGTCGATCCGGCCCTCGCCCTCGCCCTTCTCGGAGCGGCGGAGTTCGCCGCCGGCGAGTTCGAGCGGGCCGTCATCACCACCGAGCGGGCGCGGCTCACCGCCCTCGAAGCCGGGGACGCCGAGGTGTTGCACTTCGCCTTGTCCTTCCGCGTCCTCGCCTCCGCCGGAGTGGTCTGGGAAGATCCGACCGCCGACGACGGCTTTCCGGAGCTGTGGGCGCGCCGTGGTGTGCTGGACTCGTTCGACCCGAGCATCCTTCCGCTTGCCCGGTTCGCCTTCGTCGAGGCCGCATTCGCGACCGGGCGGTTCGACGAGGCAGCGGAGGTGCTCGGTCCGATCGGCGAAGTCGTCGGCGTCGACGCCGGGCTCAGCGGCATCCATGCCTTTCCTGCTCTCGTGCTGCAACCCGCTCGACTGCTGATGTTCCGCGGCGATGCGTCGAGCGCTGCGCCCCATCTCGAAGCGGCAGCGGCGATCGCCCGGGAGCAGGGCGACGAGGTCTGGGTGCGCGCGATCGCCTCCGCAGCCGCGTTCGCCGCGGTGCTGGGAGGGGAGAGCGGACATCTCGATCAGGCCGAACGCGACCTCATCGACCCCACGCAGGCACCTCGCGGGTACATCGAAGCAGCGGTCTTCGCCTTCATCGCCTATGCGCGAGCCGGCCTCGGGCAGTGGGCCAGGGCGGAGGCCATTCTGCTCGCCGCCGGTGGTCCGGCGTTCCCGTTCATGCAGGTCGCGGATCGCGCGATGTGCACCGACATCCTCATCGCCGCAGCGATCGAGCGAGGCGACCTCGAAGGCGCCGAGCGGATCGCGACCGAACTGCTGCCGCTGATCGTGCACCCCGGTGCGCAGGTTCTCGTCGAGCAGGCCTTCGCGCGTATCGACGTCGCACGCGGCCGCATGACGGAGGCGGCAGAGCGCGCGGCCATCGCGGGCGCGCGCGCCGAACTCGCCGGGCGTTACCGCGACGCCGCCCACGTGCGGATGCTGCGGGCCCGTGCCCTCGCTGCGCTCGGACAAGCGGAGGAGGCGGTCCATGAGAACCTGTCGACCCTGCGCGATCCGGGTATCACGGGCGATCGCGGCATCGAACGCCAGGTACGGCGCCAGCTCCGCCAGCTCGGTCATCGGCCGCGGCCCACGCCCGGATCCGGCTGGGGTGCGCTCAGTGCGCGTGAACGCGAGGTCGCCACCCTCGTCGCCGGCGGGGCGAGCAACAGGGTGATCGCATCGACGCTGTTCCTCTCCGAGCGCACCGTCGAGGGGCATGTCTCCCGTATCCTCGCGGCGCTCGCCATCACCTCACGCAGCGGCATCCCGGCGTTGACCCTGGGCCACCTCGGCGCCCCGATCGTCCCCGTGCCGGCGCTCACCCCGCGTCAGCAGACCACGGCGGAGCTCGTCGCCACCGGTCTCGGCAACGCCGAGATCGCCCGACGACTCGACGTCAGCGTGAAGACCGTCGAGAAGAACGTGAGCGAGATCCTGCGTCGATGCGGGTTGACCTCACGCACGGGGATCGCGCGGATGATCATCGATGCCCCGGTGCTCGAAATCGAAACCTGA
- a CDS encoding ACT domain-containing protein — MTTLILTVAGADRPGLVAAVADVVDAHGGNWENSQLAELAGTFAGVIEVSVSADRTAELDAALRGLDGLLTIAVVTGTDTAATADGDRRLTIQVLGNDRPGIVREVSAALSAHDLSIEDLTTTTRDAAMSGGRLFEATVVAKVPASVDLETLRSDLERLAAEIQVDITLA; from the coding sequence ATGACAACTCTGATCCTCACTGTCGCGGGCGCAGATCGTCCCGGCCTCGTGGCCGCCGTCGCCGATGTCGTCGATGCGCACGGAGGCAACTGGGAGAACAGCCAGCTCGCCGAGCTCGCCGGCACCTTCGCCGGGGTGATCGAGGTCTCGGTCTCGGCCGATCGCACGGCCGAACTGGACGCCGCATTGCGCGGTCTCGACGGGCTGCTGACGATCGCGGTGGTCACCGGCACGGATACGGCGGCCACCGCCGACGGCGATCGGCGGCTGACCATCCAGGTGCTCGGCAACGATCGGCCCGGAATCGTCCGCGAGGTGTCCGCCGCACTCAGCGCGCACGACCTCAGCATCGAGGACCTGACCACGACGACCCGCGATGCGGCGATGTCGGGTGGGCGCCTGTTCGAGGCGACCGTGGTGGCGAAGGTGCCTGCGTCCGTGGACCTCGAGACGCTGCGCTCCGATCTCGAACGCCTCGCGGCCGAGATCCAGGTCGACATCACTCTCGCCTGA
- a CDS encoding PLP-dependent cysteine synthase family protein, protein MTTWTSTAIALLEADANRSADTHLHLFPLPSEWGIDLYLKDESVHPTGSLKHRLARSLILYGLVNGRIHEDSTLVESSSGSTAVSEAYFARMLGLPFVTVVPRSTSQEKIDLIEFYGGRCHFVDRAEDMSPTAQRLASDCRGHYLDQFTYAERATDWRGNNNIAESVFSQLAQERHPIPRWIVVGAGTGGTSATFGRYVKYRRHETQVAVVDPEGSAFYDGWAGTPDAPAGRPSRIEGIGRPRVELSFVPSVIDEMIRVPDAGSIAAIRLLKERTLHWAGGSTGTNLYGAFQLIARMRAAGETGSVVTLICDSGIRYAGTYYSDAWVAEQGWDLTPHRARLEQFLATGDWME, encoded by the coding sequence ATGACCACCTGGACCAGCACCGCGATCGCCCTGCTGGAGGCCGACGCCAATCGCAGCGCAGACACGCACCTGCACCTGTTCCCGTTGCCGTCGGAGTGGGGCATCGATCTGTACCTGAAGGATGAGTCGGTGCATCCGACCGGCTCCCTCAAGCACCGTCTCGCCCGCTCGCTCATCCTGTACGGCCTGGTCAACGGCCGCATCCATGAGGACAGCACGCTCGTGGAATCGTCGAGCGGGTCCACGGCCGTCTCCGAGGCCTACTTCGCCCGGATGCTGGGGCTGCCCTTCGTCACCGTCGTGCCGCGCTCGACCAGCCAGGAGAAGATCGATCTCATCGAGTTCTACGGCGGACGCTGCCACTTCGTCGACCGGGCCGAAGACATGTCGCCCACCGCGCAGCGCCTCGCCTCGGATTGCCGCGGCCACTATCTCGACCAGTTCACCTACGCCGAGCGCGCCACCGACTGGCGCGGCAACAACAACATCGCCGAGAGCGTGTTCAGCCAGCTCGCCCAGGAGCGGCACCCGATCCCCCGCTGGATCGTGGTCGGGGCCGGTACCGGCGGCACCAGCGCGACGTTCGGGCGCTACGTCAAGTACCGCCGCCACGAGACGCAGGTCGCCGTCGTCGACCCCGAGGGCTCGGCGTTCTACGACGGATGGGCAGGGACCCCGGATGCTCCGGCCGGACGCCCGAGCCGCATCGAAGGGATCGGTCGTCCTCGCGTCGAGCTCTCCTTCGTCCCGAGCGTGATCGACGAGATGATCCGCGTCCCCGACGCGGGTTCCATAGCGGCGATCCGGCTGCTCAAGGAGCGCACGCTGCACTGGGCCGGCGGATCGACCGGCACCAACCTCTACGGAGCGTTCCAGCTCATCGCGCGGATGCGCGCCGCGGGCGAGACCGGCAGCGTCGTCACGCTCATCTGCGACAGCGGCATCCGTTACGCCGGCACCTACTACTCCGACGCCTGGGTCGCCGAGCAGGGCTGGGACCTCACCCCGCACCGTGCACGGCTGGAGCAGTTCCTGGCGACCGGCGACTGGATGGAGTGA
- a CDS encoding FadR/GntR family transcriptional regulator: MAVTDEAIEKIKAMIVSGELGPGDRLPPEKELSERLGLSRNSMREAVKALEVIRVLDVRRGDGTYVTSLEPNLLLEAISFVVDMHGDDSMLEIFAVRRMLESQATGLAATLGSGDEIAELEREVGGVDASVTVEELVEHDIRFHRDIVRMAGNAYLSSLIDHLSSQTVRARVWRGLTEEGAVERTLSEHRAIADAIAQRDPALATSLATAHIAGIERWLRQAASA, encoded by the coding sequence ATGGCTGTGACTGACGAGGCGATCGAGAAGATCAAGGCGATGATCGTGTCCGGCGAGCTCGGCCCCGGCGACCGGCTCCCGCCGGAGAAAGAGCTGTCCGAGAGGCTCGGCCTGTCCCGGAACTCGATGCGCGAAGCGGTGAAGGCGCTCGAGGTCATTCGCGTGCTCGATGTGCGCCGTGGCGACGGAACCTATGTGACGAGCCTCGAGCCGAACCTGCTCCTCGAAGCCATCTCATTCGTCGTCGACATGCACGGCGACGACTCGATGCTGGAGATCTTCGCCGTGCGACGGATGCTGGAGTCGCAGGCCACCGGCCTCGCCGCCACCCTGGGCAGCGGTGACGAGATCGCCGAGCTCGAACGGGAGGTCGGCGGGGTCGACGCCTCCGTCACCGTCGAGGAGCTCGTGGAGCACGACATCCGTTTCCACCGCGATATCGTGCGCATGGCCGGCAACGCGTACCTCTCGAGCCTCATCGATCACCTCAGCAGTCAGACGGTGCGCGCCCGCGTCTGGCGCGGTCTCACCGAGGAAGGCGCTGTCGAGCGCACGCTCTCCGAGCACCGCGCGATCGCAGATGCCATCGCACAGCGCGACCCCGCTCTCGCAACGTCGCTGGCCACCGCGCACATCGCCGGCATCGAGCGGTGGCTGCGTCAGGCCGCATCCGCCTGA
- a CDS encoding amidohydrolase family protein, whose amino-acid sequence MRVLDSHLHLWRPDLLEYTWLEGPLAFEFAALELEHARIEGATEVGAVFVQAECVEAQFLDEVRWVTGLAREAGVKAIVAGARLDEGASTTAHLEALAEFGLVVGVRHLLQGERDGLAATPAFIAGARALAAREWTFDACVRAAQLPDITALAAAVPELRVVLDHVGKPAVGMASAPLAPSAQWVSDLTALAQHPNVYCKLSGLPGEAGGDWDAAQVAPFLDAAAAAFGPERLMWGSDWPVSVIGPAEPGDPHAPADGAPTYQPTARTRWAQTVVAWATSRGHDVDAILWANAARFYGIDSAPRRGGILGWLRGDRG is encoded by the coding sequence ATGCGCGTCCTCGACTCACACCTGCACCTGTGGAGACCCGACCTTCTGGAGTACACCTGGCTGGAAGGGCCGCTCGCTTTCGAATTCGCGGCTCTCGAGTTGGAGCACGCCCGGATCGAGGGCGCCACCGAGGTGGGTGCCGTCTTCGTCCAGGCAGAATGCGTCGAAGCACAGTTCCTCGACGAGGTGCGCTGGGTGACGGGTCTTGCCCGTGAGGCCGGTGTGAAGGCCATCGTCGCCGGTGCGCGGCTCGACGAGGGTGCTTCGACGACGGCGCATCTCGAGGCGCTCGCGGAGTTCGGGCTGGTCGTCGGGGTACGCCACCTGTTGCAGGGGGAGCGCGACGGCCTCGCGGCGACACCCGCGTTCATCGCCGGTGCCCGCGCCCTCGCCGCGCGCGAGTGGACGTTCGACGCCTGTGTTCGAGCCGCGCAGCTGCCGGACATCACGGCGCTCGCCGCGGCCGTGCCGGAACTGCGAGTGGTGCTCGACCATGTCGGCAAGCCCGCGGTGGGCATGGCATCCGCCCCGCTCGCGCCATCGGCCCAGTGGGTGTCGGACCTGACCGCTCTGGCGCAGCATCCGAATGTCTACTGCAAGCTGTCCGGGCTCCCTGGCGAGGCCGGCGGAGATTGGGATGCTGCGCAGGTCGCGCCCTTCCTGGACGCCGCCGCGGCGGCGTTCGGCCCGGAGCGGTTGATGTGGGGCAGCGACTGGCCGGTCTCGGTCATCGGGCCGGCCGAGCCCGGCGACCCGCACGCTCCGGCCGACGGTGCTCCGACGTATCAGCCGACCGCTCGCACCCGCTGGGCGCAGACGGTCGTAGCGTGGGCGACGAGTCGCGGCCACGACGTCGATGCGATCCTGTGGGCCAATGCCGCACGCTTCTACGGCATCGACAGCGCGCCCCGCCGCGGCGGCATCCTGGGCTGGCTGCGCGGCGACCGGGGCTAG
- a CDS encoding DUF418 domain-containing protein, producing the protein MTDLVSPSPLTPHRRHSPPELPTPPAPPTPPAESAAADAADHTGSTSSRPIESARSQRRIPSLDVIRGVAIIGTLASNIWLFVAFTGDRAVDIWWQDFLGWIPDGKFLGLLTIMFGIGLEIQRQAALRRGLRWPGTYPIRAGLLFLDGALNYIFVVQFDVLRAYAIVGFIVAFVLLLPEKRQWVFIGAALATHLAILTIGIFAPGGVSLPGIVLPGEFPVYEARPTYWQTVHENVLTVFSDITLGTDAGTIITLGLAVFTLGAVLYRNGIFESRGARLRKWLMVIGFGVGLPLDLLAFVTGDTFNFGRYVTAPMVAFGVLALMAEFYQRRPIGFVGRRLSMVGRMALTCYVLQNILGRVGQYVIGNSPLSGLIDPVLGTLAMFVVITLLLVLFAELWLRAFPRGPLEYVWHVCFELITRKLRRSS; encoded by the coding sequence ATGACCGATCTCGTCTCACCGTCCCCGCTGACCCCGCACCGCCGTCATTCTCCGCCCGAACTACCGACGCCGCCCGCACCGCCTACGCCGCCTGCCGAGTCAGCCGCAGCCGACGCCGCCGATCACACAGGATCGACGAGCTCACGGCCGATCGAGTCGGCTCGGTCGCAGCGCCGCATTCCTTCGCTCGACGTGATCCGCGGAGTCGCCATCATCGGCACCCTGGCGAGCAACATCTGGCTGTTCGTGGCTTTCACCGGCGATCGCGCCGTGGACATCTGGTGGCAGGATTTTCTGGGGTGGATCCCGGATGGCAAGTTCCTGGGTCTGCTGACCATCATGTTCGGCATCGGTCTCGAGATCCAACGCCAAGCGGCCCTGCGGCGGGGCCTGCGCTGGCCAGGCACGTACCCCATCCGAGCCGGCCTGCTCTTCCTCGACGGCGCCTTGAACTACATCTTCGTCGTGCAGTTCGACGTCCTGCGCGCGTACGCCATCGTCGGCTTCATCGTCGCATTCGTCCTCCTGCTGCCGGAGAAGCGGCAGTGGGTCTTCATCGGGGCGGCGCTCGCAACGCACCTCGCCATCCTCACGATCGGGATCTTCGCTCCAGGCGGTGTGAGCCTCCCGGGGATCGTGCTTCCCGGCGAATTCCCCGTGTACGAAGCCCGGCCCACCTACTGGCAGACCGTCCACGAGAACGTCCTGACGGTGTTCTCCGACATCACTCTCGGCACCGACGCCGGCACGATCATCACCCTTGGTCTCGCCGTCTTCACCCTCGGGGCTGTGCTGTACCGAAACGGCATCTTCGAGAGCCGCGGAGCCCGGCTCAGGAAGTGGCTCATGGTGATCGGCTTCGGCGTCGGCCTGCCACTGGACCTCCTCGCGTTCGTCACCGGCGACACTTTCAACTTCGGCAGATACGTCACGGCACCCATGGTCGCCTTCGGCGTGCTCGCGCTCATGGCCGAGTTCTATCAACGTCGCCCCATCGGATTCGTCGGACGTCGACTCTCGATGGTCGGCCGGATGGCTCTCACCTGCTATGTGCTGCAGAACATCCTCGGGCGCGTGGGACAGTACGTGATCGGTAACTCGCCACTCTCCGGTCTGATCGACCCGGTGCTCGGCACACTGGCGATGTTCGTCGTGATCACCCTGCTGCTCGTCCTCTTCGCCGAGCTCTGGCTGCGAGCATTCCCTCGGGGTCCCCTCGAGTACGTCTGGCACGTGTGCTTCGAACTCATCACCAGGAAGCTACGCCGGTCGTCCTGA
- a CDS encoding LacI family DNA-binding transcriptional regulator yields MTTNKNGRITQREIAKIAGVSQATVSMVLNDKDYSNVRIPEATRERVLRAIEQTTYVVDPAARRLAGLDNKILGIFTYEPALSAESMDFYGPLLNGIERAAERLSCDLLFFTASPLVDGSRSLFHKNTRFRLADGCLLLGQQMNGAELARLVAEGFPFVAVGRRDEPDVPYVGIDYLSLTGEIIRRLAALGHERAVYLHHGTVAPAAADRRSGIAQAASGLRIAVTSIDVTGLDRAAIARRVLELDSTAVIAEDAFLAESAASALAAEAPDAALSYVALADVAGHAIDGAPLSGFDLRREAVASRALSLLQDIILTDVAERGDLQKQVLLTGEIVDGATLHAVSR; encoded by the coding sequence ATGACGACGAACAAGAATGGGCGCATCACCCAGCGCGAGATCGCGAAGATCGCCGGGGTGAGCCAGGCGACCGTGTCGATGGTGCTCAACGACAAGGACTACTCCAACGTCCGCATCCCCGAGGCCACTCGTGAGCGGGTGCTGCGAGCGATCGAGCAGACGACCTACGTCGTCGACCCCGCAGCGCGTCGCCTCGCCGGACTCGACAACAAGATCCTCGGCATCTTCACCTACGAGCCGGCACTGTCGGCCGAGAGCATGGACTTCTACGGTCCGCTCCTCAACGGCATCGAACGCGCCGCTGAACGGCTCAGCTGCGATCTCCTCTTCTTCACGGCTTCTCCGCTCGTCGACGGCTCGCGCAGCCTGTTCCACAAGAACACCCGGTTCCGCCTCGCCGACGGTTGCCTGCTCCTCGGGCAGCAGATGAATGGCGCAGAACTCGCACGACTGGTCGCCGAGGGTTTCCCGTTCGTCGCCGTCGGACGTCGGGATGAGCCGGATGTGCCGTACGTCGGAATCGACTACCTGTCGCTCACCGGCGAGATCATCCGCCGCCTCGCGGCTCTCGGTCACGAGCGCGCGGTCTACCTCCACCACGGCACGGTCGCCCCCGCCGCAGCCGACCGCCGTTCCGGAATCGCCCAGGCGGCCTCAGGGCTGCGCATCGCGGTCACCTCGATCGATGTGACCGGCCTCGATCGCGCGGCGATCGCTCGTCGCGTACTCGAGCTGGACTCCACCGCCGTGATCGCCGAGGACGCGTTCCTCGCCGAGTCCGCAGCGTCCGCGCTCGCCGCAGAGGCGCCGGATGCCGCCCTCAGCTACGTCGCGCTCGCCGACGTCGCCGGTCACGCCATCGACGGCGCACCGCTCAGCGGATTCGATCTGCGCCGCGAGGCCGTCGCGTCGCGGGCGCTGTCGCTGCTCCAGGACATCATCCTCACCGACGTGGCCGAACGCGGTGACCTGCAGAAGCAGGTGCTGTTGACCGGCGAGATCGTCGACGGCGCGACCCTTCACGCGGTGAGTCGATGA